A genomic region of Cannabis sativa cultivar Pink pepper isolate KNU-18-1 chromosome 1, ASM2916894v1, whole genome shotgun sequence contains the following coding sequences:
- the LOC133037482 gene encoding uncharacterized protein LOC133037482, with product MGGILVGSRLWKDTRRKPTHTMRDFLDRADEFIKLEEAERNAQNFNHTKNKKNGTSSNSQSSQGGNARNGSNNGKRGNNSNGGNNNDNKRLKNTPEPARRDPIPRFTTYSLLLDTRENIYNATHSVVPYRKPYPMRKDISKRDMNKFCRFHNDYGHDTDECNNLKEEIEFLIRQNNPNLKRYVRRDNDRPQRQQQQQAVGDDQQLLPPPVAGRLDIISGGPHLAGNSGKSREKYARSLRHELGNDVLAVQERAPKQPRYEHELITFSEEDTKHVRYPHNDPLVVEVQIANMIVARTMIDNGSSANILFKSSLERMGLGAKDLEPCEHLIYGFTGSGMAPAGLIKLPLTVGTAPKSVTIMALFVVLDTISPYNALIGRPTLYDLKAVTSIFHLLVKFPTKGGIGYLKGNQIVARECYNLSIATKEKAAKSLKATASSSQQ from the coding sequence ATGGGAGGCATCCTTGTGGGAAGTCGGCTATGGAAAGATACAAGGCGGAAACCAACCCATACTATGAGAGACTTTCTTGACAGAGCAGATGAGTTTATTAAATTGGAAGAAGCCGAGCGAAACGCTCAAAACTTCAACCAcactaagaataaaaaaaacgGAACAAGCTCAAATAGTCAAAGCTCTCAAGGGGGTAACGCTAGGAATGGCTCCAACAATGGTAAGAGAGGGAATAACAGTAATGGCGGTAACAACAATGATAACAAAAGACTAAAGAATACCCCCGAGCCAGCCAGGCGAGATCCAATTCCAAGGTTCACCACCTATAGCCTGCTCCTGGACACAAGAGAAAATATCTACAATGCAACTCACTCAGTGGTACCGTACCGCAAACCTTATCCCATGAGAAAGGACATTAGCAAACGCGACATGAACAAGTTTTGTCGATTCCACAATGACTACGGTCATGACACCGATGAGTGCAATAATCTGAAGGAGGAAATAGAGTTTCTCATAAGACAAAACAACCCCAACTTGAAAAGATATGTACGACGGGACAATGACCGGCCCCaacgacaacaacaacaacaagcagTTGGAGATGACCAACAATTGTTACCTCCCCCCGTTGCGGGCCGTTTGGACATTATATCTGGAGGACCTCACCTTGCGGGGAACTCCGGAAAGTCCCGAGAGAAGTACGCTCGGTCTCTGCGACATGAACTGGGTAACGATGTGTTGGCTGTCCAAGAGCGAGCTCCCAAGCAACCTCGTTATGAACATGAGTTAATCACGTTCTCTGAAGAGGACACCAAACACGTTCGATATCCACACAACGACCCCTTGGTAGTAGAGGTACAAATCGCCAATATGATTGTGGCAAGGACAATGATTGATAATGGGTCATCAGCCAATATCCTCTTCAAGTCCTCATTGGAAAGGATGGGTTTGGGAGCAAAGGATTTAGAGCCCTGCGAACATCTCATCTATGGATTCACAGGAAGTGGTATGGCACCGGCTGGACTTATTAAGTTACCATTGACAGTGGGAACAGCCCCCAAGAGTGTCACTATCATGGCCTTATTCGTGGTATTGGATACAATATCTCCCTACAACGCCTTAATCGGCCGCCCAACCCTGTATGACCTGAAAGCAGTCACTTCTATCTTTCACCTCCTCGTCAAGTTTCCTACCAAGGGTGGAATTGGCTACTTGAAGGGCAATCAAATAGTAGCACGAGAGTGTTACAACCTATCCATCGCAACCAAGGAGAAAGCAGCCAAATCCCTCAAAGCTACGGCGAGTAGTTCTCAACAATGA